The Sphaerisporangium siamense genome includes the window ATCAGCACGTGGGCGGTGGCCTCGGACTGCTGCACGACGGCCGTGTTGAAGAACGTCCCTTGCAGGTACAGCGCCTGCTCGACGCGGGTGAGGCCGTCCGGCAGCGGGTGGCGGGCGTCGTCGAGGCGGGTCAGCAGGTAGCGGGTGAGACGGTCCCTGCGCCCCATGTGGCGCAGGCCGCAGGCCTTGAGCGCGGTCACCACGTCGTCGGCGTTGGCCACGATGAGGGCGCGCGCCTCGGCCGGGCACTCCTCGCCGAAGACGAGCTCGTAGAAGAACTCCGCCCACATCGGCATGAGCAGGTCGCGCAGCCGCACGAACCCGGACGGGCGCAGGCGCCCGGCGGCCCGCGTGGCCATCGCCGTCACCTCCGCGGACGGCAGGCCGAGGAACCCGCGGGTGGCCCGCGCGACCCGCTCGTAGCGCTCGCCGGGCTCCAGGTGCTCCTGGTGGACGTCCGCGCCGGGGGACAGCCAGTACCAGAACAGGTCCGACAGCGCGGCGCCCCTGCTGCGCCCGTCGGCGGCCGGGTCGGCGTACACGCGGCGGAACCGCTCGACCGGGACGAGGTCGCCGGGCACGGGGACGCCCTCCTCGCCGTTGATCCGCGTGAAGATCCACATGCGCAGGCGGACGACGACGCGCGGCAGCCAGTACGGCAGGCTGAGCACGAGGGCGGCGGCGGCCAGCGCGATCATAAGTGCCGCCTGGACTCGGCCATCCTCGCCTCCACCCGCCCCCAGAACCTGCCGGGGTCGTTCAGGTGCGGGTACTCCTGGTCCGGCACCGGCACGCCGAGGAACGCGCACAGCGGCGCCCACCCCGAGCCGGGCTCGCAGACGAGCAGCCGCTCGGCGGGCACCTCGGCGCGGACGGCGGCGTTGTGCTCCTCGTAGACGGCGATGGCGCGCTCGCGGTCGGCGAACCCGCCGCGGAAGAAGCCGTCCCAGATCATGCGCCGGTGGAACCGCGTGAACACCTCCATGCCGGGGACGACGCTCAGCGCCTCGCGCGCCCGGGGGTCGGAGGAGGTGCCGAACATCGGGTAGATCGTGCGCGCGACGCTCTCGTACCATCCGCCCGGCTCGCGCACGGTCAGGATGACCTTGGCGGCCGGGAACGCGGCGGTCAGCTCGCGCCAGAACGCCGCGCCCGGCCAGTCCACGCTGGACTCGTAGCCCGCGAAGACGGCGGACCAGTCGACGGCCTCGCCGCGGGCCGCGGCCTCCCACAGGGGCAGCCGGTCGGGGTGGTCCAGGACGTGCCGCCCGTGGAAGCACGGCCCGAAGCCCAACGTCTCCAGGGCCGCCTTCAGGGACAGGGTGCCGGTGCGTCCCACACCCACGCCGATGACCTTCATCGGCCACCACCTTCCACGACGAGATCACGGGGAACCGACAGGGGAGAGTCGCACCCGCACAGGGTGAGCGCGTTGACCAGCTCGGCGCGCAGCAGGGACAGGACGCGAGCCACGCCCTCCTCGCCGTCCGCCGCGAGCCCCCACAGGACGGGACGGCCGACGGCCGCGGCGCTCGCGCCGAGGGCCAGCGCCTTGACGACGTCGGTGCCGCGCCGCACCCCGCCGTCCAGCACGAGCGGGATCTCCCCGCCCACCGCGTCGGCGATGACCGGCAGCCGGTCGATCGAGGCGGGCACGGTGTCGAGCTGCCGCCCGCCGTGGTTGGAGACGATCAGCCCGTCCACTCCCCGCCGCACGGCGAGCCGGGCGTCCTCGGGGTGCAGCACGCCCTTCAGCACGATCGGCAGGCCGGTCACGCCGCGCAGCCAGTCCAGGTGGCGCCAGGAGATCTCCGGGGACAGCACGACGCCGCGCACGTCACCGCCGATCTCGCGCAGGTTCTCGCAGCGCATGCCGGGCGGCAGGTCGTGGAAGCCGTTGCGGTCGCCGCGCTCGTTGCGTCCGAGCGCGGGGGAGTCGACGGTGACGACGAGCGCCGTGCACCCCGCGGCCTCGGCCCGCCGCACGACGGCCTCGGTGAAGCCGAGGTCGGGCTGCACGTAGAGCTGGAACCACAGGGCGGCGTTCTCGTCCACCTTGCGCGCCTCGCCGGCGACCTCCTCGATCGCGGTCGTGGACAGCATCGCGGCGATCATGATGACGCCGGCCCCGGCGGCGGCGCGCGCGGTGGCCCGTTCGGCGTCGGGGTGCGCGAGCCGGTGGAAGGCGGTCGGCGCCATCAGCAGGGGCATGGACGTCCGGTGGCCGAGCACGGTCGTCTCCAGACCCGGCGGGCCGAGGCCGCGCAGCACGCGCGGCACCAGGCACAGCCGGCGGAACGCGGCCTCGTTGGCGGCCGTCGTCACCTCGTCCTGCGCCCCGGAGGCGAAGTAGTCGTAGAAGACGGGGTCGAGCGCGTCGCGCGCGGCGTGCTCGAACTCCCGGACGTTGACAGGTCCTCTGACAGACTTCACAGAAGTAATACGAAATCAGGGGTATGGCGGGATTCATAGGGGTTGAACCGGCCTGATCCTTGATCCGTCAAGTAAACATGGCGCTCTCGGATGAGGCACTCGTCGCGGGCATGGCCTCGGGCGACGCGGACGCCGCCGCGGCGTTCGTCCGGCGGTTCCAGGCGCGCGTCCTCGGCATGGCGAGGAGCGTGGTCGGCGACCCGGACCTGGCCGAGGAGGTCGCCCAGGAGGCGTTCGTGCGCGTGTGGCTGCGCGCGGCCGGCTACGACCCGCACCGGGCCCCGGCCGCGGCCTGGGTCCTCACCATCACGCGCAACCTCGCCGTGGACGCCGCCCGCCGCCGGCGGCGGACCGAGCCGGAACTCCTGCCCTGCCCGCTCGCGCCGCCCGCGCCCCCCGTCCCGGACGACGCCGCGGGGGACGGCCTCGCCGCGGCGCTGCGGGCGCTGCCGCCCGAGCAGAGCCGCCCCATCGTCCTGTCGGCGGTCTACGGCCTCACCGCCAAGGAGATAGCCGAGTGGGACGGCCTCCCCCTGGGCACGGTGAAGACGCGCATCCGCCTCGGGCTCGCCAAGCTCAGGGACAGGCTCGGCTGAGGGCCGTCACCTCGGCGGATTGACCAGCGTGTTGTGGAAGGACCGCACCAGCCACCGGCCGGAGTCCTTGACGACGACGCTCGTGTTCCACGACAGCGTGTTGGGGTGGCAGCTCGTCTCCTTGGCGAAGAAGACGCAGCCCTTCCTGATGATGTAGGCCAGCGTGGGGGACAGCATCTGGATCTTCTCTTCCAGCGTGATGATGCGGCTGTTCTTGAGCTGGGCGCCGAGGTAGCGCTGGAAGCGGGTCCCGATCTCGCGGCCGGTGTGGATGTGCTCGCCGGTGACGTTCACGAAGTCGGCGTCCGCCGTGTACGTCGCACCGTACGCGTGCCCGTCCCCGCGCGCCCACGCCCCGGCCTGGCGTTCCCAGAGCTGGGCCAGCGCGGCGCGGTCGGCGTCGCTCGGGCCCGCCTGGGGCGCCGGGTCCGCGACGGCCGCGGAGGCGGGCATGAGCGCGGCGCCGAGCCCCAGGGCGGCCGCGAGGACGGCGTGGGTCGGTCGCCTCATCCGGTCATGGGTGTCCATTCGTGTCCCCCGGTCATTGCGTGGTGTCGAAGTGGGTGCCGGCGCTCAGCGGCGTGGCCGCGGCGCCCTGGTCCTGGACGAGCGTGTTGTGGAAGGACGTGACCAGCCACTGGCCCGCCTTCTTGACGACGACGCTGGTGTTGATCGAGAGGCGGTCCGGACGGCAGGCCGTCTCGCCGCCGTACAGGACGCAGTCCCTGCGCACGATGATCGCGGTGGTCGGGGAGAGCTTGCGCACCCGTTCGTCCAGCCGCAGGATGCGGGTGTTCTTGAGGTCGTGGTCGAAGTAGTGCTGGAGCCGCGCGGCGATGATGCGACGGTCGTGCAGGTGCTCGCCCTTGATGTTCACCAGGTCGGCGTCCGGGGTGTAGACCCTCGCGTAGGCGACGGCGTCGCCCCGCGCCCAGGCCTCGGCCTGGCGCTCCCAGACGCGTCGTAGCGCGAGCTGGTCGGGGTCCTGCGGGGCGGACGGCAGGTGGGAGGCGGCGGGACCCGTCGCGTCCGGTGTCACCGCGGCCGTCGGCGGCGCGGAGGTGACGAGTGTGGCCCCGAGGCCGCCGATGAGCGCCAGACGGACCGTTCTCCTGGTGTGTCGACGAATGTCCATGCGTGCCCCCGTTCAACGTGCGCTGGAGCAAACGTATAAGCGGTTCCTCTCATTGATGGCTTGACGGGATCATGCGCCTTCTTATGATTCGGCAACCCGTGCGTACAGGTGTGCCGGTCGAAGTCGGCGTTGTATGGCTTCATGAGGTATTCCCGGAAGCGCCGCTTTTGGCACCTAAGTGGGACTTCTTGGATTCTGTACCATTTTCATCCTTCGTCCGGTGTGTCCGTCTTGTGAGTGGGGGAGGAACGGCGGCGAGGGGGAGTGACATATGCAGATAGCAGTCCTGGGAATGGGGAACATGGGCCGGGCGGTGGCCCGGCGGCTCATCGACCACGGAACCGAGATCACCGTCTGGAACCGGACACCGGGCAAGGCGGCCGAGCTGGTGCAGGCGGGCGCGACCGAGGCGTCCACACCCGCGGAGGCCGCCAAGAGCGCCGACGCGGTGCTGATGTCCCTCGCCGACGACCGCGCCGTCCTCGACGTCGCGGGACGGCTCGCCGACGCCACACAGGCGGGTGACGGGGCCCCCGTCCTCGTCGACATGAGCACCGTCTCCCCGCAGACCTCTCGCCTGCTCAGGGACGCGGAGCCCGGCCGCGGGTTCGTGGCCGCCCCGATCATCGGAGCCCCCCAGACCATCGCGCACGGCCGGGCGACCGCCCTCGTCGCGGGCGAACGGCGCCTCGTCGACCGGCTGGAGCCGGCGCTGTCCCAGATCTTCCACGCCCACACCTACTGCGGCGAGGACCCCGGCGCGGCGACCACCTTCAAGCTGCTCAACAACTACCTGCTCATCTCGGCCATGGCCGTCGTCGCCGAGGTGGTCGCCGCCGCCGAGGCCGCCGGGCTCGACACCGAGCTGCTGCGCGGCGAGCTCCACCAGTGGCCCACCGTCCCGCCCGCCATCCTCAACCGCATCGACGACACGGTCGGCGGCGACCACCACGGCTGGTTCAGCACGCGGCTCGGCGCCAAGGACGTGCGGCTCGTCGCCGAGGTGGCGGAGTCGAACGGGCTGACCCTGCCCATCGCGCGCCTCGTCGAGAAGCGGTTCGAGGAGGCGGCGCGCCACACCTCGGCCGAGGCCGACATCGCGGCCGTCGTGGAACTGGTCCGCGCGGAACGCGGCCCCCACCCGGCGGGCGCGGTCCGTGGGTGACCCGCACGGCCCGGACGGCCGCCGCGCCCCGGGCGTGACCGGCGGCGGCCGGGACCGCCCGGTGACGGCGCTGGTCACGGGCGCGAACCAGGGCATCGGCCGCGAGATCGCCGCCCGGCTCGCCGGGCTCGGCATGACCGTCCTGCTCGGCGCGCGCGACCCGCGCAAGGGCGAGGAGGCGGCGCGGGACCTGCGCGCGGCCGGCGGCGAGGTGCGCGCGGTCCAGCTCGACGTCACCGACGGGGTGTCGATCAAGAGCGCGGCCCAGTACGTCGGCGAACGGTTCGGCGTGCTGGACGTGCTGGTCAACAACGCCGGCATCCTCGGCGACAGCGTCGGGCAGGCGCCGGGCACGGCCGAGCTGGACGTCGTCAGGCAGGTCTTCGAGACCAACGTCTTCGGCGTGATCGGCGTGACCACCGCGATGATCCCGTACCTGCTGCGCTCGCCCGCGGGACGCGTCGTCAACGTCACGAGCGGCCTCGGGTCGCTGACGCTGATGAGCGACCCCGAGGGCGTGTTCGGCGGGCGCCCCGCCTCGGTGGCCTACGTGCCGTCCAAGACCGCGCTCAACTCGCTGACCGTCCAGTACGCCAGGGAGCTGCGCCCGCACGGGATCCTGGTCAACGCGGCCGACCCGGGCCTGTGCGCGACCGCCTTCACCCACGGCGTCCCCGGCCTCACCCGCACCGCCGCCGACGGCGCCGCGATCGCCGTACGCCTGGCCACCCTCCCCGACAACGGCCCCACCGGCGGCTGCTTCGGCGAACACGGCCCCATCCCGTGGTGACAGCCCACATCTGAACACGATCGGGCCGCCCTTACGCAGGTAGCGGCCCGATCCCTGACATTTCGCGATCCCCTAGGGCGGCGCGGGGACGGGCGGTGGCGCGGAGGCGGGCCCGGACGGGCGCGGGGTCGTGCTCGTCGGGTTCGCGCTGCGGCGAGACGGGACCGGATGAGCGGTCTCAGAGGCTCTTTCTCCTGCGGCGGGTCGTCAGGCGGACGAGGAGGGCGCCGAGGAACAGGCAGGCGCCGGCTCCGGTCAGGGCGAGGGCGAGGGCGCGGCCGTCGAAGCCGGTGAAGGGCAGTCCACCGGGCCGCGCGGGGGCGGGGCCACCGGGAGCGCCGGCGCCGGGGGACCCGGGGTCGGTCATGCCCGCGGTGCCGTCGGAGGAGCTGGGTTCGGTCTTGCGCGCGGTGCCGTCGGAGGAGTTGGGTCCCGTCTTGCCGGGGGTGCCGTCGGAGGAGCCGGGGCCGGTCTTGCCCGTGGTGTCGACGGAGGTGCCGGTGTCGTGGGAGCCGGTGCCGTTCTCGGTGAACTCGGTCGTCTGGTCTCCGGTGATGACGGTGACGCCGGCGTCGCGGCCGTCGTGCTCGCGGGGCGTCGCGGGGGCGCCGCCCGGTTTCTCGGGGGGCTCCCCGGGGGGTAGCACGCGGACCGTCACTCCCACGGAGCCGGAATCGGTGCGTCGTGGTGCGGGCGCCGGTTCCGGCGGCGCGGCAGGGCCGGTGCCGAGGGAGGACGCGGTGGGAGGGGAGGCGGACGGCGGGCCGTGCCAGAAGGCGCCGGCGCCGGTGGTGGCCGAGGCGGTCATCGTCGCGAAGAAGGTCAGCGCGATCGCGGTCTCGATGCCGAGCAGGACCGGCGTGAAGCGTCTACCCATAATTCCCCCAAATGGCACCGGCGACCAGGTAATTTGCCATTGACCGAATATCTTTGCTCTTTCGGGTTTTACCCCCTTTCGTGGGTGCTCTCACTGTCATGACGGCCTATCTCGCACCATCGCCACCTCTGCGCGCTGAAAAATGGCAGCGGTTATAGTGAAATTTGACGTGTCGTTCCAACGGAGCGGCGCCGTCGGCCGCGTACCCGCGCCGGCGGCGGCATTCGCGGGTTCCCCGACCGCACTGTGCTCCGCGGCGTAACGCGACGCCGGGACGGCGCGTTCCCGAGAAAACGCACGGCGCGTCGGAGGTGATGCCCGCAGAGGAACGCTCTGCCGGCATCTACCATTCTCGAAAGCGAACCCGCCCGCGCGCGGCCCGCGTGGAATGAACCCAGCGCCGTTAAAAGGTATTAATCATGTTTTTTCGCGTCACACCGGTGCGCCCGGCCGCCGCGCGCGGTGCCCGCGCCGCCCGCCCACGCCGCGCCGTCGCGCTGAGCTCGTTCGCCGCCGCCCTCGTCGCGTCCGCCGGGGGCTTCACGGCAGCCGCCGCGCATGCCACCGTGCCGCACCCGGCCGAGCCCGCCTACGCGCTGCGCATCGGCATCGACAACGGCCAGACGAGCGTCCGGCCGGGCGACCGCCTCACCTACACGATCCAGGTCAGCAACACCGGCGCCAAGGACTCGCCCGACCTCGTGCTGAAGCAGATGGTGCCCCCCGGGCTCAAAGTGCTCTCCTCCACGCCCGAGGGCACGCTCGCCAAGGACTCGATCGCCTGGCGGCGCGCCGTGCCCGCGGGCAGG containing:
- a CDS encoding SgcJ/EcaC family oxidoreductase; this encodes MRRPTHAVLAAALGLGAALMPASAAVADPAPQAGPSDADRAALAQLWERQAGAWARGDGHAYGATYTADADFVNVTGEHIHTGREIGTRFQRYLGAQLKNSRIITLEEKIQMLSPTLAYIIRKGCVFFAKETSCHPNTLSWNTSVVVKDSGRWLVRSFHNTLVNPPR
- a CDS encoding SDR family oxidoreductase; the protein is MGDPHGPDGRRAPGVTGGGRDRPVTALVTGANQGIGREIAARLAGLGMTVLLGARDPRKGEEAARDLRAAGGEVRAVQLDVTDGVSIKSAAQYVGERFGVLDVLVNNAGILGDSVGQAPGTAELDVVRQVFETNVFGVIGVTTAMIPYLLRSPAGRVVNVTSGLGSLTLMSDPEGVFGGRPASVAYVPSKTALNSLTVQYARELRPHGILVNAADPGLCATAFTHGVPGLTRTAADGAAIAVRLATLPDNGPTGGCFGEHGPIPW
- a CDS encoding alpha-hydroxy acid oxidase, whose product is MKSVRGPVNVREFEHAARDALDPVFYDYFASGAQDEVTTAANEAAFRRLCLVPRVLRGLGPPGLETTVLGHRTSMPLLMAPTAFHRLAHPDAERATARAAAGAGVIMIAAMLSTTAIEEVAGEARKVDENAALWFQLYVQPDLGFTEAVVRRAEAAGCTALVVTVDSPALGRNERGDRNGFHDLPPGMRCENLREIGGDVRGVVLSPEISWRHLDWLRGVTGLPIVLKGVLHPEDARLAVRRGVDGLIVSNHGGRQLDTVPASIDRLPVIADAVGGEIPLVLDGGVRRGTDVVKALALGASAAAVGRPVLWGLAADGEEGVARVLSLLRAELVNALTLCGCDSPLSVPRDLVVEGGGR
- a CDS encoding SgcJ/EcaC family oxidoreductase, with translation MDIRRHTRRTVRLALIGGLGATLVTSAPPTAAVTPDATGPAASHLPSAPQDPDQLALRRVWERQAEAWARGDAVAYARVYTPDADLVNIKGEHLHDRRIIAARLQHYFDHDLKNTRILRLDERVRKLSPTTAIIVRRDCVLYGGETACRPDRLSINTSVVVKKAGQWLVTSFHNTLVQDQGAAATPLSAGTHFDTTQ
- a CDS encoding DUF11 domain-containing protein: MFFRVTPVRPAAARGARAARPRRAVALSSFAAALVASAGGFTAAAAHATVPHPAEPAYALRIGIDNGQTSVRPGDRLTYTIQVSNTGAKDSPDLVLKQMVPPGLKVLSSTPEGTLAKDSIAWRRAVPAGRTDRLSVAVEVGSFPAQLRRLAAVVCASVKNEKRPIVCATDLDRLPSAAPPPGGASMGAGLWWALGAVLAVLVAFLGPRARRALRRARP
- a CDS encoding sulfotransferase family protein, which codes for MKVIGVGVGRTGTLSLKAALETLGFGPCFHGRHVLDHPDRLPLWEAAARGEAVDWSAVFAGYESSVDWPGAAFWRELTAAFPAAKVILTVREPGGWYESVARTIYPMFGTSSDPRAREALSVVPGMEVFTRFHRRMIWDGFFRGGFADRERAIAVYEEHNAAVRAEVPAERLLVCEPGSGWAPLCAFLGVPVPDQEYPHLNDPGRFWGRVEARMAESRRHL
- a CDS encoding NAD(P)-dependent oxidoreductase, producing the protein MQIAVLGMGNMGRAVARRLIDHGTEITVWNRTPGKAAELVQAGATEASTPAEAAKSADAVLMSLADDRAVLDVAGRLADATQAGDGAPVLVDMSTVSPQTSRLLRDAEPGRGFVAAPIIGAPQTIAHGRATALVAGERRLVDRLEPALSQIFHAHTYCGEDPGAATTFKLLNNYLLISAMAVVAEVVAAAEAAGLDTELLRGELHQWPTVPPAILNRIDDTVGGDHHGWFSTRLGAKDVRLVAEVAESNGLTLPIARLVEKRFEEAARHTSAEADIAAVVELVRAERGPHPAGAVRG
- a CDS encoding cytochrome P450 — encoded protein: MIALAAAALVLSLPYWLPRVVVRLRMWIFTRINGEEGVPVPGDLVPVERFRRVYADPAADGRSRGAALSDLFWYWLSPGADVHQEHLEPGERYERVARATRGFLGLPSAEVTAMATRAAGRLRPSGFVRLRDLLMPMWAEFFYELVFGEECPAEARALIVANADDVVTALKACGLRHMGRRDRLTRYLLTRLDDARHPLPDGLTRVEQALYLQGTFFNTAVVQQSEATAHVLMTLARHRETQDALARDLAPLGHVIEETLRLYPLFGIAHRVTSADIALDGGPTLPAGTVLCFNYPEFHRTGFAHPDRFDPARWETLSAREANHIPFGVAANRPCPAWRLAPLAMRAVVAALVPRLDFHTSAAHTRSLPNRGPCLVLPRGARPWWLGAALAFMRVRDRWEDVGRGLTQLVLGTYMVWDARRRQLCRRHFAAAPEATAGGNAATGPEETPYPSQERTA
- a CDS encoding RNA polymerase sigma factor; translated protein: MALSDEALVAGMASGDADAAAAFVRRFQARVLGMARSVVGDPDLAEEVAQEAFVRVWLRAAGYDPHRAPAAAWVLTITRNLAVDAARRRRRTEPELLPCPLAPPAPPVPDDAAGDGLAAALRALPPEQSRPIVLSAVYGLTAKEIAEWDGLPLGTVKTRIRLGLAKLRDRLG